One part of the Caproiciproducens sp. CPB-2 genome encodes these proteins:
- a CDS encoding Fur family transcriptional regulator: protein MKNTKQRCAIMQILKQSSDPVSAEDIFAALKAEYPSLALSTVYRNLERFAGDGLIKKDVWRDGIVRYSVAQEHHGHYLICTECSAKIRIEDCPLTGIEQGLARDTGYEIEGHTLTIYGKCPKCVRREKARDAQDR, encoded by the coding sequence TTGAAAAACACAAAACAGCGGTGCGCCATTATGCAGATTTTAAAGCAGAGCAGCGACCCTGTGAGCGCAGAGGATATTTTTGCGGCGCTGAAGGCCGAATATCCAAGCCTGGCCCTCTCCACCGTTTACCGCAATCTGGAGCGCTTCGCCGGGGACGGGCTGATTAAAAAAGACGTGTGGAGAGACGGGATCGTGCGGTACTCCGTTGCGCAGGAGCATCACGGGCATTATCTGATCTGCACCGAATGCAGCGCCAAAATCAGGATAGAGGACTGTCCCCTGACCGGAATCGAGCAGGGGCTGGCCCGCGACACGGGCTATGAAATAGAGGGGCACACGCTGACCATTTACGGGAAATGCCCCAAATGCGTCCGGCGCGAAAAAGCACGGGATGCGCAGGACAGGTAA
- a CDS encoding MGDG synthase family glycosyltransferase, whose product MKILILSAATGGGHLRASHAIEKYIAENSTGNEVTVVDALKSINAILDKTVCEGYHFLATKTPKVFGQLYRKTNQESLLANLVTRFSSAFSQKLIPLMEEQKPDVIISTHPFATEMVSHLKGRGVVKAPLICLMTDYGPHRAWIAEHVDAYIVSTKDMIPEMNAMGVPTEKIYPFGIPVGDVFYSKGDRPALLKKFGLDEDLPTILIMAGSFGVTNIMKIYKHLTQLPIEFQAIVITGRNQKLYEAFAPVIAQSPKKTKLVFFTDEVENYMHASDLIITKPGGLTVSEALACNIPLAVFDAIPGQEEDNANFLLSHNMAVKLEKGVDPGETILSLLADNRRLEEMRASLKTFDTSQSGKNIFSLINELSERNS is encoded by the coding sequence GTGAAGATCTTAATTCTTTCGGCTGCAACGGGCGGAGGACATCTGAGGGCCTCCCATGCCATTGAAAAATATATTGCAGAAAATTCCACGGGCAACGAGGTGACCGTGGTCGACGCGCTGAAGAGCATCAACGCCATATTGGACAAGACGGTCTGCGAGGGGTACCATTTTCTGGCAACCAAAACGCCGAAGGTGTTTGGGCAGCTTTACCGGAAAACCAATCAGGAAAGCCTGCTCGCCAATCTGGTGACCCGTTTTTCCAGCGCGTTCAGCCAGAAGCTGATTCCGCTGATGGAGGAGCAGAAGCCCGACGTGATTATCTCCACTCATCCGTTTGCAACGGAAATGGTTTCCCACTTAAAGGGCAGGGGGGTCGTAAAGGCCCCGCTGATCTGCCTGATGACGGACTACGGCCCGCACCGGGCGTGGATTGCGGAGCATGTGGACGCGTATATCGTTTCCACAAAGGATATGATTCCGGAAATGAACGCGATGGGCGTCCCCACCGAAAAGATTTATCCGTTCGGCATTCCCGTGGGGGATGTTTTCTACAGCAAGGGCGACAGGCCCGCCCTGCTGAAAAAATTCGGTCTGGACGAGGACCTGCCGACCATCCTGATTATGGCGGGCAGCTTCGGCGTCACCAACATCATGAAAATCTATAAGCACCTGACGCAGCTTCCCATCGAGTTTCAGGCGATCGTCATCACAGGCCGCAACCAGAAGCTGTACGAGGCTTTCGCCCCGGTGATCGCGCAGAGCCCCAAAAAGACCAAGCTGGTCTTTTTCACCGACGAAGTGGAAAACTATATGCACGCGTCCGACCTGATTATCACAAAGCCCGGCGGGCTGACCGTTTCGGAAGCGCTTGCGTGCAACATCCCTCTGGCAGTGTTTGACGCGATTCCCGGCCAGGAGGAGGACAACGCAAACTTCCTGCTTTCCCACAACATGGCGGTCAAGCTGGAAAAGGGCGTCGATCCGGGCGAAACCATCCTTTCTCTGCTGGCTGACAACAGGCGGCTGGAGGAGATGCGGGCGTCTCTGAAGACTTTCGACACGTCCCAGTCAGGGAAAAATATTTTTTCCCTGATCAACGAGCTGTCGGAGCGCAATTCATAA
- a CDS encoding VanW family protein produces MIDANMIDISSGAPSSGGKKRARIAAVIAGVVLLAAVGGLFGKQLYEAYRHRQEVASVIDVDTFYKGIVVAGVDLGGKTMEQAKAAVAAVEPGLRDKYDIRIVYQDKTWQLTEDDLNFQFNTDDVLKEAYAYARTGDREERYQQVLALQTAPKTYNVTNTMNYDDLDAKLKETVKEIAYDPVDATVASFDTKTATFRYADGKNGLAVDGNRLYAQVEALINGPRTGTVEVPTTVVPFSKTIAEVKSHLQKLGTYSTTSTNNANGTHNMALALSKINGTCIPAGGTFSFNGIVGDSTSKASGFREAGAILNGRLIQSYGGGICQASTTVYGAALRSSMKITQRSNHTLQSTYCPIGQDAAVSYPDLDFKFQNPTEYPLYIVSGIKGKVLTVTFYGYQSPDYDSITVTSQKTEMIPAPTTPKYIVDKTLAKGVVKLDSKARTGARATAQRVFYKNGVVVKTENLSSSYYRAQPAYYSMGPGTTVSGNPASTASSKPASSSKPPASSSKPAVSSSSPGAGSSSPASSQADQNNGGQSGDTESDTVPANIIIPE; encoded by the coding sequence ATGATCGATGCAAACATGATTGACATTTCTTCCGGGGCGCCGAGCTCCGGCGGAAAAAAGCGTGCAAGGATTGCGGCTGTCATTGCCGGGGTGGTTTTGCTTGCTGCGGTCGGCGGCCTGTTTGGCAAACAGCTGTATGAGGCTTATCGGCACCGCCAGGAGGTTGCTTCGGTAATTGACGTGGATACTTTTTATAAGGGAATCGTCGTTGCCGGCGTCGATCTGGGCGGAAAGACCATGGAGCAGGCCAAAGCTGCCGTTGCCGCGGTCGAACCGGGCCTGCGCGACAAATACGATATCAGGATCGTTTATCAGGATAAAACATGGCAGCTGACCGAGGATGACCTCAACTTCCAGTTCAATACGGACGACGTGCTGAAAGAGGCGTATGCCTATGCGCGCACGGGGGACAGGGAGGAGCGCTATCAGCAGGTGCTGGCGCTGCAGACTGCTCCTAAAACATACAATGTCACCAATACGATGAATTACGATGATCTGGATGCCAAGCTGAAAGAGACGGTCAAGGAAATTGCCTATGACCCGGTCGACGCGACGGTGGCCTCCTTTGACACGAAAACCGCGACTTTTCGCTATGCCGACGGGAAGAACGGCCTCGCGGTCGATGGGAACAGGCTTTACGCACAGGTGGAAGCGCTGATCAACGGACCCCGCACCGGAACGGTGGAAGTACCGACGACGGTGGTCCCGTTCAGCAAAACCATTGCTGAGGTAAAAAGCCACCTGCAGAAGCTGGGGACCTACAGCACCACGTCCACCAACAACGCGAACGGCACTCATAACATGGCGCTGGCCCTCTCCAAAATCAACGGGACCTGTATCCCGGCGGGCGGCACGTTTTCCTTCAACGGGATCGTCGGCGACTCCACCAGCAAGGCGAGCGGCTTCCGCGAGGCGGGAGCGATTCTGAACGGCAGGCTGATCCAGTCCTACGGCGGCGGAATCTGCCAGGCGTCCACCACCGTTTACGGCGCGGCGCTCCGTTCCAGCATGAAGATCACACAGCGCTCCAACCATACGCTTCAGTCCACCTACTGCCCGATCGGCCAGGACGCCGCGGTCAGTTACCCGGATCTGGACTTCAAATTCCAGAATCCCACGGAATATCCCCTCTACATTGTCTCCGGCATCAAGGGAAAGGTGCTTACCGTAACTTTTTACGGGTACCAGTCGCCGGATTATGACAGCATTACCGTCACCTCGCAGAAGACGGAGATGATCCCCGCGCCGACCACCCCGAAATACATTGTTGACAAAACGCTGGCGAAAGGGGTCGTCAAGCTGGACTCCAAAGCGCGAACGGGGGCAAGGGCGACCGCGCAGCGTGTTTTTTATAAAAACGGTGTCGTGGTAAAAACGGAAAACCTGTCCTCCTCCTATTATCGTGCGCAGCCCGCGTATTATTCCATGGGTCCCGGAACAACGGTGAGCGGCAATCCCGCATCCACCGCTTCCTCCAAACCGGCGAGTTCTTCCAAACCGCCCGCCAGTTCCTCTAAACCGGCAGTTTCTTCCTCTTCGCCGGGTGCGGGCAGTTCATCCCCCGCGTCCTCACAGGCGGATCAGAACAACGGCGGGCAGTCCGGTGATACCGAGTCCGACACGGTTCCGGCGAACATCATCATTCCCGAATAA
- a CDS encoding glycosyltransferase family 2 protein: protein MLSEKVAAPKISIIIPVYNVEKYIGKCLSSLVSQTFSDFEIITVNDGSKDDSLDILRRFEERYDFVKVIDQKNGGIANARNNGLAAARGEYVCFVDSDDYVSPTYLEELYNACVDTGSDIACCYYYFHFVENDFLFEYPFRCRGILKPAEAMKKLLRDVEIQSLVWNKMYKRALFTDYDIKFPTMCFEDMAVANKIFVHANQVVVIDRPLYYYNQHPASTLATMNADKINDFIRAIAMVRISLEKNGLYEKYKKSYLALTRKTCACCYLYVLKLHNEKKCMRGCMANMRRISRAIRHYSADEFSPTTMFSELPDVVDAPEKLEKDYSTR from the coding sequence ATGTTGTCTGAAAAGGTAGCTGCACCGAAGATTAGCATTATCATACCGGTCTACAACGTTGAAAAATATATCGGCAAATGCCTGTCTTCTTTGGTCAGCCAGACATTTAGCGATTTTGAAATTATCACCGTCAATGACGGTTCCAAAGACGATTCCCTCGATATCCTCCGCCGCTTTGAGGAGAGATACGATTTTGTGAAGGTGATCGACCAGAAAAACGGCGGCATCGCCAATGCGCGCAACAACGGCCTTGCGGCCGCGCGCGGCGAATACGTCTGTTTTGTGGACAGCGACGACTATGTTTCCCCCACCTATCTGGAAGAACTGTACAACGCCTGTGTGGACACGGGCAGCGATATCGCCTGCTGCTATTACTATTTCCATTTTGTAGAAAATGATTTCCTGTTTGAATATCCGTTCCGCTGCCGCGGGATTCTGAAACCCGCCGAGGCGATGAAAAAGCTTCTGCGCGATGTGGAAATTCAGAGCCTTGTCTGGAACAAGATGTATAAACGCGCTCTTTTTACAGATTATGATATCAAGTTCCCGACCATGTGCTTTGAGGATATGGCCGTCGCGAACAAAATTTTTGTGCATGCAAACCAGGTGGTCGTCATCGACCGCCCGCTCTACTACTACAATCAGCATCCGGCCAGCACCCTGGCGACCATGAATGCGGACAAGATCAACGACTTCATCCGCGCGATCGCCATGGTCCGTATTTCGCTGGAAAAAAACGGGCTTTACGAAAAATATAAGAAGAGCTATCTGGCGCTCACCAGAAAAACGTGCGCCTGCTGTTATTTGTATGTATTAAAGCTGCATAATGAGAAAAAATGTATGCGTGGGTGCATGGCCAACATGCGCCGGATATCGCGTGCCATCAGGCATTATTCCGCGGATGAGTTCAGTCCTACGACCATGTTCAGCGAGCTGCCGGATGTGGTGGATGCTCCCGAAAAGCTGGAAAAGGACTACTCCACCCGCTGA
- a CDS encoding lysylphosphatidylglycerol synthase transmembrane domain-containing protein, protein MSESRNRPSKIFRIALFALTLGMLAYFCLTDNHLLTLLYSFHTLDPYWLLGAFGCVVLSWMMEGLVTQNLVAASCHGEYGFRHAFKVTMVGQYFNSVSPFAAAGQPMQVLALTRQGVASGIALSALVRKFLVYQISITVYSMAVILIKYSFFRSKFQSFMALAVVGFLCQSAVVILLLLFTHSPAFTTRLIHSCVWVLTKLHIVKNPKQADEKVKSQLEFYMKNNRAMLGNRRMKGKVYAYTAVQLTAVFAVPFFIYKAFHSPGAPFVDMVAAQSFVTMISTYTPLPGAAGAAEGSFLVIFQIFFGQDILHQAMLLWRFTAYYSCIIVGAFFAGMDRKSGRQSPHGKSS, encoded by the coding sequence ATGAGCGAGAGCAGGAACAGGCCGTCTAAAATATTTCGGATTGCGCTTTTTGCGCTGACTTTGGGAATGCTGGCCTATTTCTGTCTTACGGACAATCATCTGCTTACTCTGCTGTACAGCTTTCACACGCTTGACCCGTACTGGCTTTTAGGTGCTTTTGGCTGTGTGGTGCTCAGCTGGATGATGGAAGGCCTTGTCACCCAAAACCTGGTCGCCGCTTCCTGTCACGGGGAGTACGGCTTCCGGCACGCTTTTAAGGTGACGATGGTCGGACAGTATTTCAACTCCGTGTCGCCGTTCGCGGCGGCCGGCCAGCCGATGCAGGTGCTTGCTCTGACAAGGCAGGGCGTTGCCTCCGGGATCGCTCTGTCCGCTTTGGTGCGCAAATTTTTGGTTTATCAGATTTCCATCACCGTTTATTCCATGGCGGTCATCCTGATCAAATATTCGTTTTTCCGCAGTAAATTTCAGAGCTTTATGGCGCTGGCGGTCGTCGGCTTTCTCTGTCAGTCCGCGGTGGTGATCCTGCTTCTTTTATTTACCCACAGCCCGGCTTTTACCACAAGGCTGATCCATAGCTGCGTGTGGGTTCTGACAAAGCTCCATATTGTGAAAAATCCGAAGCAGGCCGACGAGAAGGTAAAAAGCCAGCTGGAATTTTACATGAAAAACAACAGGGCCATGCTGGGGAACCGGCGGATGAAAGGAAAAGTGTACGCGTACACCGCGGTTCAGCTTACTGCCGTTTTCGCGGTGCCTTTTTTTATCTATAAGGCTTTTCACAGCCCCGGCGCACCGTTTGTGGATATGGTGGCGGCGCAGAGCTTTGTCACCATGATTTCCACCTATACGCCGCTGCCGGGTGCCGCGGGGGCGGCGGAAGGCAGTTTTCTGGTTATTTTTCAGATCTTTTTCGGGCAGGACATTCTTCATCAGGCCATGCTGCTTTGGCGGTTTACCGCTTATTATTCCTGTATCATCGTCGGGGCGTTTTTTGCCGGGATGGACCGGAAAAGCGGTCGGCAAAGCCCGCATGGAAAATCTTCATAA
- a CDS encoding NAD(+) synthase produces the protein MKDGFFRVAAATPSIKVADCEYNKNQILDQMRECEERGVTAVVFPELCLTGYTCGDLFRDRTLISAAQKALGDLLEQTRGMNLLAVIGLPVPVGADLYNCAAVICRGKLLGLPAKSSIPNYSEFYEARHFTPAPAYAETRFCGETVPLGNSLIFRCESAPELVVGVEICEDLWTCCPPSARLAQCGATLLLNPSASDEIIGKAPYRRNLVNGQSARLLAAYAYADAGEGESSTDLVYSGHNVIAENGTVLAESKLFTTGLTVADVDLQRMMQERLRTTTWSNMGEACEVGFDMDMPDPILERKFPALPFVPDDTRDLSERCEMILNMQAAGLKTRLKHTGSKCAVIGVSGGLDSTLALLVIVRAFDLLKLDRKGILAVTMPGFGTTKRTKSNAQRLSEMLGVTLREIPIGESVSRHFEDIGHDPNVRDVTYENAQARERTQVLMDLANQCGGLVIGTGDLSEVALGWATYNGDIMSMYSVNCSIPKTLVRHLVHHAAVNSGEELCALLKDVLDTPVSPELLPPENGVIAQKTENIVGPYELHDFFLYYMLRFGFTPAKIYHMAQSAFAGIYDGATIKKWLTTFYQRFFTHQFKRSCLPDGPKVGSVTLSPRGDWRMPSDASSALWLKEIESL, from the coding sequence ATGAAGGACGGCTTTTTCAGGGTGGCGGCGGCAACGCCGTCGATTAAGGTTGCCGACTGTGAATATAATAAAAACCAGATTCTCGATCAGATGCGCGAATGCGAAGAGCGCGGGGTGACCGCGGTGGTTTTCCCGGAGCTTTGCCTGACCGGGTACACCTGCGGCGACCTGTTCCGCGACCGCACGCTGATTTCCGCCGCGCAGAAGGCGCTCGGCGATCTTCTGGAGCAGACCCGCGGGATGAACCTGCTCGCGGTGATCGGGCTTCCCGTTCCGGTCGGGGCGGACCTTTACAACTGCGCGGCGGTCATCTGCCGCGGAAAGCTGCTGGGGCTGCCAGCCAAGAGCAGCATTCCGAATTACAGCGAATTTTATGAAGCGAGGCATTTCACGCCCGCGCCCGCGTACGCGGAAACCCGCTTCTGCGGCGAGACCGTTCCGCTGGGAAACAGCCTGATCTTCCGGTGCGAAAGCGCGCCGGAGCTGGTGGTCGGCGTGGAAATCTGCGAGGACCTGTGGACCTGCTGCCCGCCGTCCGCGCGGCTGGCGCAGTGCGGGGCCACCCTGCTGCTCAACCCGTCCGCGAGCGACGAGATCATCGGCAAGGCGCCCTACCGCCGCAATCTGGTCAACGGGCAGTCCGCGCGGCTGCTCGCGGCCTACGCTTACGCCGACGCCGGGGAAGGGGAGTCCTCCACCGACCTGGTGTACTCGGGGCACAACGTGATTGCCGAAAACGGGACGGTCCTTGCCGAATCGAAGCTGTTTACGACGGGGCTGACCGTGGCGGATGTCGACCTGCAGCGCATGATGCAGGAACGCCTGCGCACCACCACATGGTCAAACATGGGAGAGGCCTGTGAGGTCGGCTTTGACATGGACATGCCCGATCCCATACTGGAGCGGAAATTCCCGGCGCTTCCCTTTGTGCCGGACGATACCAGAGATTTGAGCGAGCGCTGTGAAATGATCCTGAACATGCAGGCCGCGGGCCTCAAAACAAGGCTGAAGCACACCGGCTCCAAATGCGCGGTGATCGGCGTTTCGGGCGGGCTGGATTCCACGCTTGCCCTGCTCGTCATTGTGCGCGCGTTCGACCTTCTGAAGCTGGACCGCAAGGGGATTCTGGCGGTCACGATGCCGGGCTTCGGCACGACGAAGCGTACCAAAAGCAACGCCCAGCGCCTTTCCGAAATGCTGGGGGTCACCCTGAGGGAGATTCCCATTGGGGAGTCGGTGTCCCGGCATTTCGAGGATATCGGCCACGACCCGAATGTGCGCGACGTCACCTATGAGAACGCGCAGGCGCGCGAACGCACGCAGGTCCTGATGGACCTGGCGAACCAGTGTGGCGGGCTGGTCATCGGCACGGGCGACCTTTCGGAGGTCGCGCTCGGCTGGGCCACCTATAACGGCGACATTATGTCCATGTACAGCGTGAACTGCTCCATCCCCAAAACGCTGGTGCGGCATCTTGTGCATCACGCCGCCGTCAACAGCGGCGAAGAGCTGTGCGCGCTGCTGAAGGACGTGCTGGACACTCCGGTCAGCCCGGAGCTTCTGCCGCCGGAAAACGGGGTCATCGCCCAGAAGACGGAAAATATCGTCGGCCCTTACGAGCTGCATGATTTCTTCCTGTACTACATGCTCCGCTTCGGGTTCACGCCCGCGAAGATTTACCATATGGCGCAGAGCGCGTTTGCCGGAATCTACGACGGCGCGACGATCAAAAAATGGCTGACGACCTTTTACCAGCGATTTTTCACGCACCAGTTCAAGCGTTCCTGCCTGCCGGACGGCCCGAAGGTCGGCAGTGTCACGCTGTCCCCCCGCGGGGACTGGCGGATGCCCAGCGACGCCTCTTCGGCTCTCTGGCTCAAAGAAATCGAATCGCTGTGA